A stretch of Coccidioides posadasii str. Silveira chromosome 2, complete sequence DNA encodes these proteins:
- the EXO84 gene encoding exocyst complex component exo84 (BUSCO:417470at4751~EggNog:ENOG410PI5R~COG:U~BUSCO:2923at33183), giving the protein MDVRGLTLRSKSRRPQISAPKPIVDPNSGSSRSPGGLPSATPRPQRNGGATSDLVKRRYSAKFNQLPNFAVGEAPPVPSLPANVRSANASQEQISDRPSTSSSSQPLRVEIKALKDPGLQVDNYVANLLANASEQDIREYQTSLRKLKNRTSADLQQSVYQNRTQFIKISKEAEKLKEEMSTLRGLMSELTTALGQAGATTGSNGSPSLEETLVGRRHANRSSVANLESMWSIQLQTLWKTVERSQKFLPAIPGRHIVLESGQWIELDSATWKPRRPVHIVLLNDHLLVAAKKRKRMDPNSQNNSKAPAPTKLVAEECWPLQDIDLIDLGANLDSDSADDSEEPAVPNAVNIRYGPKSFTYRTDQRNVRAKNDLVMTFRKTVEELRKGLKTEAEAAAKSTELISGSQSLSRRSEMFDSDARDKLDILIDVDGKQQNMKWVDGQLDELDINIALQQFEDAVARVEKLRKLTKTLRGNLTAQDVINSKIDVRAGKLAEILIRALVDTHSFLNATKLNISWLTRLGFDDRAREAYLRARSEVMTKRARHCVFEGDLPLYIFQVSFIYFTMIKNTIGIYQQCFPSNMTSACIKWAKGHLDAFNATLSRQLSSVEPDSQIWVRCMDIVHEHAGTLAEVGVDFKNLIHLDGNNHNGHSGGAGAES; this is encoded by the exons ATGGATGTCCGAGGCCTCACGCTTCGCAGCAAGTCCCGTCGTCCCCAGATCAGTGCTCCGAAGCCCATCGTCGATCCCAACTCGGGCTCCAGCAGGTCTCCCGGCGGCCTCCCCTCCGCGACCCCACGCCCGCAGCGCAATGGAGGAGCGACGTCGGACCTCGTGAAGAGACGGTACTCCGCCAAATTCAACCAATTGCCCAACTTCGCTGTCGGAGAAGCCCCTCCCGTCCCAAGTCTGCCGGCCAATGTTCGCTCTGCGAACGCCAGCCAGGAGCAGATCTCCGACCGCCCATCGACCTCTTCATCGTCGCAGCCGCTGCGTGTCGAGATAAAGGCGCTCAAGGACCCCGGCCTACAGGTGGACAACT ATGTCGCGAACTTGCTCGCAAATGCCTCTGAGCAGGACATCAGAGAGTACCAAACCAGCCTTCGCAAACTCAAAAACAGGACTTCCGCCGACCTTCAGCAGAGCGTCTACCAGAACCGCACCCAGTTCATCAAGATCAGCAAGGAGGCCGAGAAGCTCAAGGAGGAGATGAGCACGCTCCGGGGACTCATGTCCGAACTCACCACCGCACTGGGCCAGGCCGGTGCCACCACCGGTTCGAACGGATCTCCCAGTCTCGAAGAGACTTTGGTCGGAAGAAGACATGCAAACCGTAGCTCCGTCGCTAACCTGGAGAGCATGTGGAGTATCCAGCTACAGACGCTCTGGAAAACTGTCGAGAGGTCGCAGAAATTCCTCCCCGCGATTCCAGGGCGGCATATCGTCCTCGAATCCGGCCAGTGGATAGAACTGGACTCTGCAACGTGGAAGCCCAGACGCCCCGTCCACATCGTCCTGCTGAACGACCATCTGCTCGTGGCAGCGAAGAAACGGAAACGCATGGACCCCAATAGCCagaacaacagcaaagcgCCTGCGCCGACAAAATTAGTCGCGGAAGAATGCTGGCCTCTTCAGGACATCGACCTCATCGATCTCGGCGCGAACCTGGACAGCGACTCAGCCGATGATAGCGAGGAACCCGCGGTTCCCAATGCGGTCAATATCCGGTATGGCCCAAAGTCTTTCACCTATCGAACCGACCAGCGCAACGTTAGGGCCAAGAACGACCTCGTGATGACGTTCAGGAAAACTGTCGAAGAACTCCGAAAAGGTCTAAAGACGGAAGCAGAAGCAGCGGCCAAGTCAACTGAATTGATCAGCGGCAGCCAATCGCTATCCCGACGCTCGGAGATGTTCGATTCAGATGCTCGTGACAAACTAGACATCCTCATCGACGTAGATGGAAAACAGCAGAACATGAAATGGGTAGACGGCCAATTGGATGAGTTGGATATCAACATCGCCCTTCAGCAGTTCGAAGACGCGGTCGCACGGGTCGAAAAGCTGCGTAAACTAACCAAAACGCTAAGAGGAAATCTCACGGCCCAAGATGTGATCAATTCGAAAATCGACGTGCGAGCCGGGAAGCTTGCGGAAATTCTCATCCGTGCCCTTGTTGATACTCATTCTTTTTTGAATGCAACCAAGTTGAACATCAGCTGGCTGACTCGACTGGGATTTGACGATCGCGCCCGGGAGGCATACCTCCGAGCAAGGTCAGAAGTGATGACCAAACGGGCTAG ACACTGTGTCTTCGAAGGTGACCTTCCCCTCTACATCTTCCAGGTTTCGTTTATCTATTTCACCATGATCAAAAACACCATCGGCATCTATCAGCAGTGCTTCCCGTCCAACATGACCAGTGCCTGTATAAAATGGGCCAAAGGACACTTGGATGCCTTCAACGCCACCCTATCGAGACAGCTGAGCAGCGTGGAACCGGATTCCCAGATCTGGGTGAGATGCATGGACATTGTGCATGAGCATGCCGGCACCTTAGCGGAAGTTGGTGTTGATTTTAAGAATCTGATTCACCTAGACGGAAATAACCACAACGGGCATTCAGGGGGTGCCGGGGCTGAAAGCTAG